The Dietzia sp. ANT_WB102 region CCGTTCCAGGCATCACCCTCGGCGGTGAGCGACACCCGACCCTCGAGGACGTACACCGTCGCCTCCCCCGGGTTCTCGTGTTCGCTCAGCGCGGTGCCCGCGCGGAGGGCGATCAGCGTCTGGCGCATGACGTGTTCGTGTCCTCCGAACACCGTGTCCGCGCTCCGACCGCTCTTCGCTTGACGGGCGCGTTCCAGCTGCTGGCGCGCGAGCGCCGTCAGAGATGTCTTCTTCATCATTTCCCCTTCCCTCGCCTCAGACTGTGCCAAGCGTGGGTGCATGCCGCAGACAAACCGTCATTACCGGACCGGCGGCGAAGCAGGCGATTGTGGGGACATCTCCGCGAACGCGACTCTATTCTCACCTAGTGGCGTCCCCCAGCCATCTTCCCGACGTCCCCCGACCCCCTCAGGACACCTCCCTCATGCGAAGCATCGCCAGCCGGCGCATCGGAGCCGTCGCAGCTGCGGCTGCCACCTTCATCGCCCTGTCCGCGCCGGTCACCGGCGCCCAATCACTCCAGCTCAGCGTAGGCACGCCAGCGCCGTGCGAGAAGGCCACGTCGGCAGAGCTCGAGCAGGTGGTCGACGACATCTACGAGCACACCAACCGCGAGCGTGCCGCTGCCACAGTGGCCCCCGTCAAGCGACTCGACAGTCTGGAGCGGATCGCCCGGAACTGGAGCCAGCAGATGGCGGAGGAGAACCGGATGTACCACAACCCGGGCATCCGTGGCCAGGTCGAGGCGACCTATCCGCGTCAGTGGAGCAGTTACGGCGAGAACGTCCTGCAGAACTGGTGCGGCGCGACCGGCGAGGCGCTCGTCGCGCAGTGGATGAACTCGACACCCCACCGCCTCAATCTGCTCAACCCGGCACACACTCACCTCGGCGTGGGAGCGGCGGTCGCGGATAGCCGGAAGTTGTACTCCACCCAGAATTTCGTCCGCCTGAAGTAGTCCGCGGAATCGGCGCACGTCGACTCACACAGCTGTAACGCATGTGACTAGAGTGACGACAGAGGTAGGAGTGATCACCGCTGGGCGACTACGCCTGGTGCGGCACTGCTCCACACGCAGGCCGCGGCGCGAACCGCGGCCCGAGGAAAGGACCATCGCGTGCGTCATTCCATTCGTTCCGCCGTCGCCACGGGCGCGGCCGCCCTACTGCTCGCCTCCGGCGCCGGCACGGCGGCCGCGCAGGGCTCTCTGGAGCTCGCACTGCCGCTCTTCTCCGCGATCCCCGGACTGGCCTCGATCGCCCCCGAGACCGCCCCCGGCACAGAGACCGACCCGGCCGCAGCGGCCGCGGCCGAACTGGTGCCGGAGGAGGTCAGGCTGATGGCGTTCGAGGGCAGTGTGGTCGCCGCGGTGAACGAAGCGCGCCTCGCGGTGGGCGCCGAACGGCTTGTCGCAGACCCCGCACTCGAGGCGTCGGCCCGCGAGCGTGCGGTCCAGCTCGCCGAGGGCGACCCCACGACCGGTGACCTCCCCGTCCCCGCGGACGCCGGGGATGGCGACGCCACCGGCGCTCCCGGCACGGTGGAGACCAGGTCCGCCGACCGCACCGTGCTGGCACTGCCCGCGGGTGCGACCCCACAGAAGGCACTCACGGCACTACTCAGCGATACGGGTATGCGCGAGCGGATGCTGGACGGACAGTTCGTCCGGGTCGGGGTGGGCGTGGCCACCGCCGAGGACGGCACCGTCCACGTGGTCCAGGACTTCGCGCGCCACTGACTCACGAACATCCGTCCAGAGCACCGGCGACCGGGTCCGTCGCCGGTGCTCTGGGCCCGTGTGCTTAGTAACCTCTGGCTTAGGGCGAATGCCGGTGCCTACCGTGGCGTCCGGCGATCCGACCGTCGGGTCGCAGCACGCGGAAGGTAACGACACCCGTGACCCGAGCTCCCCATCCCCTCCGGCGTGGCCTGGTGCTGATAGCCGCCACCACCACAGCCCTCGCCCTGGGCGCGGCCCCGCAGGCCTCGGCCCAGGCGTCGCAGGTCCAAATACCGCAGATCCAGTTGCCCCAGATACACCTGCCGGGCCTGACGATCGGTTTCGCCGAGCCCGCGCCTGCCCGCGCGCCCGCGATCGACCCCGCCTCCGCCGAATACCGGGCTCAGCTCGAGAACGCCACGAACGCTGCCCGCGCCGCACACGGCCTGGCCCCGCTCGCGGTCAACGGCGGCCTCACCGAGGTGGCGACCAACTGGAGCGCCACACAGGCCGCACAGAACCGGATGTTCCACAACCCGGAGGTCGGGGCGCAGATCCCCCGAGGGTGGGCCCATTACGGAGAGAATGTCCTGCAGAACTACGCGCATGCCACCGCCCAGCAACTGGTGGACCAGTGGATGAACTCCCCCGGCCACCGCGCGAACCTGCTCAACCCGGGCCACACCGCGATGGGGATGGGTGCCGTGGTCGC contains the following coding sequences:
- a CDS encoding cupin domain-containing protein, with protein sequence MKKTSLTALARQQLERARQAKSGRSADTVFGGHEHVMRQTLIALRAGTALSEHENPGEATVYVLEGRVSLTAEGDAWNGSPGDLLRVPDSRHALEALEDSVVLLTVAKLG
- a CDS encoding CAP domain-containing protein yields the protein MRSIASRRIGAVAAAAATFIALSAPVTGAQSLQLSVGTPAPCEKATSAELEQVVDDIYEHTNRERAAATVAPVKRLDSLERIARNWSQQMAEENRMYHNPGIRGQVEATYPRQWSSYGENVLQNWCGATGEALVAQWMNSTPHRLNLLNPAHTHLGVGAAVADSRKLYSTQNFVRLK
- a CDS encoding CAP domain-containing protein, whose product is MRHSIRSAVATGAAALLLASGAGTAAAQGSLELALPLFSAIPGLASIAPETAPGTETDPAAAAAAELVPEEVRLMAFEGSVVAAVNEARLAVGAERLVADPALEASARERAVQLAEGDPTTGDLPVPADAGDGDATGAPGTVETRSADRTVLALPAGATPQKALTALLSDTGMRERMLDGQFVRVGVGVATAEDGTVHVVQDFARH
- a CDS encoding CAP domain-containing protein; the protein is MTRAPHPLRRGLVLIAATTTALALGAAPQASAQASQVQIPQIQLPQIHLPGLTIGFAEPAPARAPAIDPASAEYRAQLENATNAARAAHGLAPLAVNGGLTEVATNWSATQAAQNRMFHNPEVGAQIPRGWAHYGENVLQNYAHATAQQLVDQWMNSPGHRANLLNPGHTAMGMGAVVAADGKLYATQVFARY